The region CCTTTCTTTTACGACCCGCATACCCTCAAAATCATGGTTGCCGCTCTGGAGTTGCATAACTTGAGTTACGGGGAGAGCGGCAGTTTCGACCTGGAAGAGAACCGGAGGGAGATCATGGCCAGCCTGTATGGAGAGGCGAAAGCAAGCGCGTTGTTCGAATGAGAAAGTACCTTATCGGGTTCCTGATCTATGGCTTGCCCTTGCCACTGCTGTTGTATTCGCTTACAGTAGGCCCATCGCAGGGCCTGCACCTATCGGATTACTGGGAGTGGGCCAAGACAGTGCTTTCCGGAGGTATAACTGACAGTGCCGGTGACCTTTACATGATCAACAACATCATTGAGAATGTGCGGCTCCCCCGGGTAATACTCACCTTTATCATCGGGGCCGGGCTTGCCGCCTCGGGGGGCACGCTGCAGGGCATTTTCCGGAACCCGCTGGTAGACCCCTATGTGCTGGGCATTTCCTCGGGCTCGGCCTTCGGGGCGGCGCTGGCCATCGCGTTCCCGCTTATCAATATCAACCTGTCGGCTTTTGCGTTGGGAGTGGTTTCCGTGATTCTGACGTACTCTTTTGCTTTCTCCAATAAAAGCGCCTCCATTGTAGCGGTCATACTTTCGGGCATGATCGTGTCGGGCATCTTCACAGCCATGCTGACCATTGTGCAGTACATCAGCGACCCTTACAAGTTGCAGGCCATTATTCAGTGGACCATGGGCAACCTGCACCATGCTTCCTGGGACAAGATCAACAGCGCCGCTCTACCCATAGCGGTGGGTGTGGGGGGCATGTACCTGCTGCGCTGGAGGCTGAACCTGTTGGCCCTCGGCGATCAGGAGGCCAAGGCCGTCGGGGTAAACCCAAACCGGGATAAGATCATCCTCGTCGTGCTGGCTACGTTAACGACTTCGTCTTCAGTAGCGGCAGCGGGTATCATCAGCCTGTATGGCTTGTTTGTACCGCACCTGACACGCATGATGGTCGGGCCGGATAACCGGAAGTCCATGCCGGCCAACATTCTTTTTGGCGGTTCCTTTCTGTTAATCATCGATAACTTCTCCCGCTCGCTGATGGAGTTCGAGATTCCGATTGGCATTTTCACCATGCTGCTGGGGGCGCCTTTCTTTATCTTTTTAATGAAGAAGAACAAAATAAACTGGGTATGACGAAGCAGGCAATTGAGGTAAGCAACCTGAGTTTCAGTTACGGCAGCACACCCATCCTGGAGGATGTGAACGTTGCTTTTCCGGAGGGGAAGTTCTCGGTGGTGTTGGGGCGGAATGGCAGCGGAAAATCCACGCTCTTCAACATCTTGTCCGGCATGGCCGACTACCGCCAGGGCTCGGTCAAGCTGATGGGCCGTGAACGAAAAGAAATGTCCTTTGCCGACTGTGCTACTATCCTGGGCTTTCTGCCGCAGTTTCACAAATCCATTTTCCCCTTCAAGGTGCGCGATGTGGTGCTGACGGGGCGTGCCGCCTTCTCTTCCTTCAGCCCCAAGAAAGCAGACCTGGAGAAAGTAGAGCAGGCTATCGCCGAGCTGGAGATTTCCCACCTGATTGATAGACCCTATACGGAGCTGTCGGGCGGAGAGCAGCAGTTGGTGATGATTGCGCGGGTGCTAGTGCAGAACCCTGGTATCATACTTCTGGATGAGCCCACCAACCACTTGGATGTGTACTACCAAACCTTTGTGCTGGAAAAACTTCGAAAGCTGTCCCAGAATAACTTCACGGTCATCGCCATCATGCACGACCCGAACCTGGCCTTCCTTTATGCCGACCACTGCTTCTTCATGAAGAACAAAACGGTCGTGAAAACAGACCTGGCCAACCATGACAGCCAGCTGTTGCAATACGTATATAACGTGAACTTCACAGCCGTGCAGGTGAAAGAAAAAACGATCGTGGTACCCACTATGTAAGCACCTATGGACATTCAAATCAGAGAGATAGAGAAGAAGAGAATTGCAGAACTCGTGGCCTACGTGGTGGACTTCCGGAAGGAGCTCTTCCCCATGGTTGACCACCGCGCGATACCCGAGGACCTGGCTAATTTTGAGTCCTGCTATGTGGCCGATGATAATGCGGTGTTCCTGGTCGCCACAGACGCGTCAGATACCATCATCGGAACCATCGGCATGAGGAGGTATGACCACCGTTTCGCTCACTTAAACTATACCGGCCAGGTTGTAAACGAGGTGCTCAAGCTATACGTTGAGCCGGCTTACAGGAAAAAAGGACTTGGCAAGGCCCTGGTCAACGCCCTGAAGTCGGAGGCCTGGCAGCGGGGCATTGAAACGCTCTACCTGCACACCCACCCTTTCTTGTCGGGCGCACTGGAATTCTGGACAAAGCAAGGCTTCCGGGTGGTATGTCAGGACGATACTGAGGTTTTCCGCACGATACACATGGACCTCGCCATGTTGGGCGCTGCAGACGCGGCTGAAATTGAAAAGGAAGTCACAATAGGACTATAAGAAGTATTGAGCGACATGTACGTAACGTTGAAGTGGATCGGTGTGCTGATGGCACTGTTCCTAGTCCGGTTTTCCGTGTTAGGAAACGGTTTGGGAAGTGTTAGCGGCAAGGTGTTGGATAGGGAAGGCAATGCCCTGGTGGGCGTTTCGGCAAGCATTGAAAGTATAGGAAAAGGGGATGTCACGAACCTGGATGGCCACTTTCGCATTTCGCAGATACCCTATGGTAACTATGTGCTGCTCGTGAAGGGGCTGGGGCTAGAGGAAAAGAGAGTTTCTCTGACTCTGAGCGAACACGCCGAGCACGTGCAGTTGGAGGTACGGCTCAATCGCGTGGCTCACGCCATGCAGGAAGTGCTGGTGACGGGCCGCAAGGAAACTGACTATGTGAATGAATACAGCTTTGTCGGCACCAAGCTCCAAAGCCGCGTGATGGATGTGCCGCAGACCATCACCTCGGTCACGAAGGAGCTGATAGAGGACCAGCAGGCCTTTCTGGTGACAGACGTGGTGCAGAATCTGGCCGGTGTGAACCAGTACTCCGCTTATGATGACCTGACCATCCGGGGCTTCCGCAACGGCTATGAAACAGGGTACAGGCTGGTGAACGGGCTTCGCTCCGGCTACGGGTATGGCACGAGCTTTTTCCGGGTGCCGCTTACGGTAAACCTGGAGAGCGTGGAGGTGCTTAAGGGGCCGGGAGCTGCCCTCTTCGGCGACATCAACCCGGGCGGGACGGTGAACCTGGTGACCAAAAAGCCGCTGGAGGAAGACCGGAAAGCGGTGAGCTTCTCGGTGGGCAGCTTCCAGGCCATGCGCAGCACGCTGGACATGACAGGCCCGCTCAACAAAGACAAATCCCTGCTATACCGGCTCAACATCGGCTTTGAAGACACCAAAACCTTCCGGGAGGTGAACGACCGCAGCTCCCTGATGATAGCGCCCACCGTCACCTTCCGCCCCACCGACAAGACCACCGTCAACGCCGAGCTGATCTACAGCAAATTCGACGGTTACCTGGACCGCGGCATGGGCATCCGGGGCGGTGACTTATACGCGCTGCCGAGGTCCTTCACCCTGAGCCAGCCCAGCGATTACTACCGCGTTAACGATGTGTCGCTCAACGCCTCCCTCAACCACCGGCTCACCGACCGGCTCTCCTTCAACGCGGCCTACATGAAGTTTGTCTACCACGAGGAGCTGAGCGAGCACCGCACGCTCAATACCTTTGCCGATGCCCCGGCCAACACTATCATGAACCTGCGCTACCTGGAAAAGAAGGTGAACGAGTATACCGATAACCTCTCCACCTACTTTTCGGCCAGTGGCCATACCGGCAGCCTGCAGCACAACCTCATACTAGGGCTCGACTACATCAGCTTCCAGACCGACAAGCGCGGGCACCAGTGGGAGGCCCGTGAGATGGAGGTGGACGGGCAGCGGGTACCCCTGACCTTCGACCTCAACAACCCCACCTACGAGCTGCGGGACCCGAGCAAGTACATCCGCCGGCCCCTGGCTTCCTTCTTTCTGGATTACCTCAACGCCAGCTATAGCACCACCGGCCTGTATGTGCAGGACCAGGTTGGCATATCGGACAGGCTAAAGCTACTCATGGGCCTGCGCTATGAGATGTTCCGGGACCAGCGCGAGTATGGCAGCGGGGAAGAAAAGGTACACCAGAACGTGTGGCTCCCCCGGCTGGGGCTGAACTACCAGGTGCGGGATAACCTGAATTACTTTGCCAGCTACAGCCAGGGCTTCAAGCCCATTGACCCAGCTTTTGTCCGCAACCCGGAAAACTATGGCGGCACCGAGCCTTTCGATAGCGAGAGCAGCTACCAGGTAGAGTCGGGGCTGAAAGGGGAGTTTCTCGGTAAGCGTCTGTTCTCCACGCTGTCGTTCTTCCACATCGAGAAGCGCAACATGCTGGTGAACACCGGCCAGCTCACGGAAGCGGGCAACCCCATCTACCGGCAGAACGGGCGCGTCAAATCGCAGGGGGTGGAGGTGGAAGCCACCGGAAGTATAACGCCCGGCCTGAACCTGAGCGTGAACTACGCTTTCAACCACACGGAGGTACTGGCTTCGGACCTGGAGGGGGAGGAGGGGCTGCAGACGCCCAACGCCCCCCGGCATTCGGCCGGCCTGTGGGCCAAGTATACTTTCTCCGAAGCCGGTCTGGAGGGCTTTGGGCTGGCCATAGGCGGCAATTACGTGGGAGACCGGCGGATGGAGCTGCAGGTGCAGGACGTCCGAACGGGGGATTGGGTTTGGGAATACTGGCCCTCATATACCGTGGTGAATGCCGCGGCTTTCTATAGGGTGAACAAGTTCAAACTGAGCCTAAACGTCAACAACGTTTTTGATGAGTACTACTTCGTAGGGGGCTACGATTACCAAAGGGCCTTCCCGGGGGCTCCCCGCAACTTTATACTTTCCATGGGCTACACTTTTTAGCAGCCCCGTTTTTCCCGTCGAGACTGTCCTGCTCCGAGTAGCTGCGGTCATTCCGAAGCTGCCTTGTCACAACGGTTCACGCAGCCCTGGCAGCCCCTGGAGTCCGGCCCACTACCTATTTGGAACGGCAAGGCCCAGCCCCTGCTTCTAGCAGCAGGCCCTGTGGCTGAAGGTGCGGGCCAGCAAAATTTGCCCCGAGACGAAGGCTAGCCGCTACCTTTTGTGCTTGCCTTGGGGCGTAAATCCTTTTCTTACGGTTGTTTGAGCTGGCTTTACTAAAAAAAGCAGGCAAAGGAAACATTTTGACTAAACACATGTATATACATTAAATGTGTATACATTGTTAGAATGATAAAGAGCAGAAACCCACACAAGAACTTAAAGGCATGGCAAGTATCAAATGGGTAGCAGACCTGACGCATAGCGAAGTAAAGTTTAAGGTAAAGCACCTGATGCTCACCACTGTAAGCGGCTATTTTAGGAGTTTTGATGTAGAGGCGCTTACGCCTGATGCTGCGTTTACTGGTGTGGAGAGCCTGGTGTTCACTGCCGAAGTAGACTCCATCAGCACCAACAACGCGCAGCGCGACACCCACCTAAAGTCAGCGGACTTTTTCGATGCCGCGCAGCATAGCCAGGTTCGCTTTGTGGCCACCGAGTATGAGCAGGTATCTGGTGAGAAGTATAAACTGCTAGGCGAGCTATCCATCCGGGGAATAACCAGGCCTGTGGCGCTGGATGTGGCCTATGGCGGCACTGTCGTAGACCCTTACGGGCAGACAAAAGCTGGCTTTTCGGTGCACGGCAAGCTAAGCCGCAAAGAGTTCGGACTAACCTGGAATGCCGTGACCGAGGCGGGCAGCGTGGTAGTGAGCAATGAGATAAAGCTGCACGCTGAGGTTCAGCTGGTGAAGCAGGTACCCTATCCTGCTTGGAATTAATTAAATATGCAACAGGGCCGTATACTTTATAACCAGGGATATACTGCCACAAATAATTGAACATCATGGAAAACAGAATATTAGGCCTGCATCACATTACGGCGATTGCCGGTATGGCCAAACGGAACCTTGATTTTTACACGAAAGTACTGGGCCTGCGCCTGCTCAAGAAGACAGTGAACTTCGACGACCCGGGCACTTACCACTTCTACTATGGAGACGAGAAAGGAAGCGCAGGTAACATCCTCACCTTCTTCCCCTACGAAGGGGCCCGGAGGGGGAGTGTCGGAACGGGTATGGCCACCAATATTGCCTATGCCGTACCGGAGGGCAGCTTCAATTACTGGATAGACCGCTTTGAGAAGCACAACGTCATCTACAACAAACCCTCTGAAAAGTTTGGGGAGCAGTACCTGACCTTCCTGGATCCGGACGGGCTGAAGCTGGAACTGGTTATCCCCAAAAACGGCGATAACCGCATAGCCTGGGAAACAGACGAAGTAAAGGCCGATGTGGCGACCAAAGGCTTTCATGGGGTAACGCTGACGCTGCAGAACAAGGGGAAAACAGCTGAGGTACTGACTGATATTCTCGGGTATACGTTTCAGGAGCAGAGCGGTAACCGTTTCCGCTTTGCCACCGATGCGGTGGAGACGGCCAACATCATTGACCTGGTAGAGCTGCCGAACGAGGCCCGCGGCATTGGGGGCGCGGGTACAAACCACCACATCGCCTTCCGGGTGAAGGACGAGGAGGTATTGATGCACTTCCACGACAAAATTGCGGGCCTGGGTTATAGCATCACGAACAAAATAGACCGCAACTATTTCTACTCGCTATACTTTCGGGAGCCGGGTGGCGTGCTGTTCGAGATTGCCACCGATAACCCGGGTTTCGGCATCGACGAGCCCTGGGATAAGCTGGGGGAAAGCCTGCTGTTGCCGCCGCAATACGAGCCCCGCAGAGCCGAGTTGGAGGCCGTGTTGCCTAAGCTTGATTAAGCACCGGAAGGAGATTGGATCCGTAAACTTAAGTAAAGCATCAAAAACAAAGTATGAAAGCATTTGCCGTTACCCGCTTGTACGCCGATGAGAATGGCGACAGCCGCTTTGAGGATATCGAAAGGCCATTGGACCCGGAAGGGGAGATCGGGTTTTTGTCGGAGCCCGAGGCTGTGGAAAGCATCATTTTCCGGAAGGTGGTGTCTACCTATGACTATGATTTCCACACGGCGCCAGACCGGCAGTACCTTTTTCTGTTGGATGGCGGGATAGAGATAGAGACTTCGCTGGGCGAGAAGCGGCGCTTCGAGACGGGGCAGGTCCTGCTCCTGGAGGACACTACCGGCAAGGGGCATAAGACGCGCAACCTGCAGCCTGAAGTCCGCAGTTCCGTTTTCGTGACGCTGAAGGAAAAGAGCTGAAGGCGATGCGCTATACTTTATAAAACTGAAAAGCTATTATGTATACCCATAGTACAGAAGTGATTACAAAGGGCAAGCCCCTGTCTGAAACCGGTAAAGCGCTGATCATGGTGCATGGCCGGGGGGCCACCGCCGAAAGTATACTTGGGCTGGCCCAGCAATTGCCGGTGCAGGATTATACGCTGTTCGCCCCACAGGCTACCCAACACAGCTGGTACCCGTACAGTTTTATGGCCCCGCAAGCGCAAAACCAGCCGGCCCTGGACTCTGCCCTGGAGCGGCTGGACGAGCTGGTGGAAAGTATCCTGGACCAGGGCGTAAAGAGCGAGGGTTTATACTTTGCAGGCTTCTCGCAAGGGGCCTGTCTTGCGTCCGAATATACTTCCCGAAACGCCCGGAAGTATGGCGGGGTGCTCCTCTTCACCGGCGGGCTTATCGGGCAGCAACTGGATAGCAGCAAGTATAAGGGCGATTTTGCCGGCACCCCCGTACTCATCACCACCGGCGACCCGGACCCGCACGTGCCCGTTAGCCGGGTGGAGGAGACGGTGGAAGTAATGGAGAAGCTTGGGGCTGCCGTTACCAAAAAGGTATACCCGGGGCGCCCGCACACCATTGGGCAGCAAGAACTGGATCTTGCTAACCGCATACTCAAATCACCTAAAACAGACTAAGGCTATGGAGATCGAAGTGAAGGACAACCCGGCCAGGCACCGGTTCGAGGCAACAACAGAAGGGCGCACCGCCTTTATAGACTATAAGCTGCGGCCTGGCGTAATGACGGTGCTACACACCGAAGTGCCAAAAGAACTGGAGGGTCGTGGAATAGCCGGCGCCATGACGAAGTTTGCGCTGGAGCACATGGCGGCCAATAACCTGCAGCTGGTTCCGCTGTGCCCTTACATGCAGGCATATCTAAAAAAGCACCCGGAGTACGCGTACCTGGTGAAAGATAAGGCCAATGAAAGCGTATAGATAAAAGTCTAAAGCTGACCGTGTTTAAGGTATACGTCAAGCAACATGCCCTTCCCTGTAAAATTTAAAGGCGAGAAAGTGGTTCCTGTAGAAGAGGGACAGACGGTGCTGCAGGCATCGCTGGCTGCCGGTATACCCCATTACCATGCCTGCGGCGGAAAGGGGCAGTGCACGACCTGCCGCATCCTGGTGCTGGAGGGGCAGGAGCTGCTAACCCCGCCCACCACCTCTGAACGGGCCATTAAAAACGTAAAGAAGTTTCCGGACAACGTGCGGCTGGCTTGCCAGTCTTACGTAAGGGGGGAAGGCGTAGAAGTACAGCGCCTGATCCGGGATGAGACCGACCGCTATATCTTCATAAACGGCAAGGAGGACAATATGACCCGGGTGATGGGGGAGCGACGCAAGCTGGCGCTTTTCTTCATCGATATCCGAAACTTTACTCCTTTTATTGAGGCACACCTGCCCTTCGATGTCATCCACATTATGCGCCGGGTATTTGCGCTCATGCGTAATGCCATCAGCCAGTACGAAGGCAAAATCATAGACACAGCCGGGGATGGCCTCTATGCGGTCTTCGGTTTGAACGACGGGATCAAGAAGGCGGCAGAGTCGGCTGTACTGGCCGGGCTGAAGATCCTGGAAGACATCAAGATATTCAACAACACGTACCTGCGCCCATACTTCAACCACTCTTTCGAGGTGGGCATCGGGGTGCATGTAGGGAAGGTGATCGTGGGTAACGTGGGGATTGGGCTGAGCGATAATCTGACCGTGATGGGCTATCCCGTGAATGTGGCCGCCCGACTCCAGGCAGCCACGAAAGAACTCAACAACAGCTTCGTGATTTCGGAGCGTGCCTACCGGTTGCTGAAGAACCCGCCCTACTCCGCCGGCTGCGCCTACCTGACCCTGAAGGGCGTGAGCAATCCCTACGAGGTAAAGCTGATTGGCAAGCCGTATGCCTTCAGCCAGGCAGCGTCTCCGCCCAGTGTCACCTGACTTAAGCCTCTTTTTTCTGCGTGCGTACCTGTTTTAAGGCCGTTCCCCAGCTAATTAGCTGGTCCAACAAGGTGTTGAGCTTCTTCTCCTGGAAGGAAGCAGGCTTAAAGTCAGTGTAGTTCTCGAAATCGGTGAAAAGCGAGAGCGCCACCTGTTCCCGCACGTCGGCCATCTGCAGCTCTGCCACAATGTTGCGCAGGTGCTCCACGGACCGGGCACCGCCGGCGTTGCCGTAGGCCACAAAGCCAACTGCTTTGTTGTTCCACTCCTTGTAGAGAAAGTCCAGGGCGTTTTTGAGCGATGCCGGCACACCATGGTTATACTCCGGCGTAACAAGCACAAAGGCATCGAATGGGTCAATCCGGGCAGACCAGTCTTTGGTGTGCTGCTTGGTGTATTTTTGCATAGCGGGCGAGTTGGGCTCATCCAGGAATGGCAGGTTTACCTCCAGCAGATCTATCAATTCGAAGGTAGCGTCGGAGCGCTTCGAGGCGATCTCGTATACCCATTTTCCTACCGCCTCACCGTTCCGGCCGGGACGCGTACTTCCAATAATTACAGCTATTTTTAACCTGTCTGTGGTGCTCATCTCTGATATGGTTTATATAAGAACCTGCTATGGTTTCTGTTAAGCAAAGAAACAAAGTATAGCTTTCGGTTAACTGTAGTACTTGATTAAGGATGGCATTGTTGCCGCAGGTACTCAACTGGTCCTGGCTGAGACAAAAGAGAAACTGGTTTATACCTGAAGAGGTGCTCCTGCCTGTTTCTCATACCCACTCATTTACAGGTATTAAATTTCCTGGCCGTGTATTACGTGCTTAACTCACTTGCTATCAGGAGTTGTTGTATTCCATACTAAAAATAAGCCGTATACTAAAAGTGCTAATCTAAAATGCCAGGTATGAGCTACAGAAGTATAGCTAGCCGGCACAAGAGGCTCCCGAAGCAGGGTGCGGCGAAACTCGTGTTTGGAACGATCGAAAATTTTTTAAACCAAGTGCTATGTCTGAAAGTATGAATCCCTCCGGTGCAAGAATTGGCAGTTACTGGTACCTCCCGCTGCTGCTGGGGATCCTGTTTATTGCCTTAGGGATCTGGGTTCTTTTCACTCCCCTGGAGTCGTTCCTGGCTTTGGCTATATTTTTTGCCGTTACCTTTCTTATCTCAGGAATACTGGAGATCGTATACGCCATCTCGAACCGGCGTAGTCTCAACAAATGGGGATGGTCCCTGGCGGTCGGTATAGTGGATCTGATCATCGGTATCATTCTGGTTTCTACGCCTGCCATATCCATGGTAGTCCTGCCGCTTTATGTTGGCTTTGGCGTCCTGTTCCGTGCCACCCTGGCAATTGGGTGGGCCTTTGAACTGAAACGGAGGGAGGTACCCAACTGGGGGTGGTTTTTGGCTGTGGGTTTACTCGGGGTGCTGTTTGCCCTTGTCATGCTGTGGAACCCATTGTTTGGCGGTCTTACCATCGTCATCTACACCGGCGTGGCCTTGATTTCCATTGGTGTTTTTCAGGTTTTCCTGTCGCTCAGGCTAAAAAAGTATAAAGATATGTGGTAAGGGAAGGGTGGAAGCCCGCAAATGTTACCGGCACCTGCGGGCTTATACTTTTCGCAGGCACCCCTCCTGGTACTTCTGATGCGTTCGGAGGTTCTATGTTGAGGTTCCGCCAAGCGCGCTGAAAGTATGAACAAGCCTCTCTCACCCAACTTTCTGCTGATTTTCCCGCGTATCCCATTGCCTGAGATACCCTCCTCTCGCGCAGCCAGCATGACCATCCAGGGGCCTGCTGAAGTATAAATTTTAGGTGACAGCGGTAGTGGCCGCACCGCTGTAAGAAGTATATTTTTGAGGGCGCTGGGAGAGCCAGGAGCGGAATCAGATTGGTAAACTTCTATATTTATCGCTATCTTAAGTAAAATTTGCGCCTATGACACCCTCTGAAACCAAGCGAATAAATACTGCCTCCGAGGTTTTTAGCAACCTGGTTGGCACACGCTATGAAATGTATAACAGCCTGTTCTCGTCCCTGCCTTTCCACCGGGTCGAGAAAACAGGCGTGCTGCTCTCGTTGCTGGTGCTGCATTGCGAAGAAGGCTACCAGCGCCAGCTCAGCCCGCAGCAGATCATCCACAGCTTCTTTGAGCAGTATACCCATTACCGCACCGAGCAGGAGCAGAACGACCTCTTGTTCCGCTTTGTGCAGTACGCGGAGCGCCAGGTAGTGTTGTTTGATGCCCTGGAGGAAGCCGCTTTCCGCGATACCCACGACATGCACGGCATGGGCACCCTAAAGCAGCTCAGTGCAGCGGTGCTGCACCAGAAGGCGCAGGAGCAGCTTACCCAAAAACTGCAGGACTTTGCCGTGCGGACGGTGCTGACCGCGCACCCCACGCAGTTCTACCCGAGCAATGTGCTGGGTATCATCAACGACCTCTCGCAGGCGCTGGCAACAGACAATACTTCCCTGGCGCACTCTTACCTGCGGCAACTGGGCAAAACACCCTTCTTCAAAAAAGAGAAGCCCACTCCCTACGAGGAGGCCATTAGCCTGATCTGGTTTCTGGAAAACGTCTTTTACCGTGCTGCCGGTAACATCATCTCCTACCTAAGCTCCCAGTTTCCGGATGCGGTCCGCGCAGGCTCTAAAATGCTGCGGATGGGTTTCTGGCCGGGTGGAGACCGGGACGGAAACCCCTTTGTGAAGGCCGATACGACGCTGCAGGTAGCCGATGCCCTGCGGGGTGCCATCATCAGGGCATATTACGCAGATGTGCGCCAGCTCCGGCGGCGTTTAACGTTCCGGGGAGTGGAGGATTTGGTAAAAGACCTGGAGGCCAGGCTGTACAATAACCTGTTTGTTCCCGATTACAAGCTGGACATCAAACAGGAGGACATTCTAAGCTCGTTGCAGGAAATCAGGAGGCTGCTGCTGGAGGAGCACAACAGTTTATTTCTGAGTCTGGTGGAGGAGTTGATCACCAAGGTGGAGCTCTTCGGCCTGTTTTTCGCCTCCCTGGACATCCGCCAGGACTCCTCCGTGCACGCCGCCCTTTACGAGGAGTTGTCGGTGCGTACTACTCTCCTGCCGAAGGACTATGCGCAACTGCCGGAGGAGGAGAAGCTGGCCGCGTTGCAAGGTATAGGCGGAAGTATGATTTCCCCTGATCTGCTGGAAGATGATGAACTGCTGCAGGATACGCTGCGTACGGTTTCAGCCATACAGACAATTCAGGAGCGCAACGGCGAGGAGGGATGCCACCGCTACATTATCAGCCACTGCACCAGCGCTCTGAATGTGGTGGAGGTCTATACGTTGTTCGGGCTGGGAGGCTGCCAGCCGGAGGAGATCAGCGTCGACATCGTGCCTCTTTTCGAGACAATAACGGACCTGCGCCAAGCAGCCGGTGTGATGCGGCAGCTCTACGAAGATGAAGTATACAGAAGCCACCTGGCCCGGCGAGGCGATACCCAGACCATTATGCTCGGCTTTTCCGATGGCACGAAAGACGGCGGCTACCTTATGGCCAACTGGAGCATCTATAAAGCGAAGGAGGCCCTCACACAGGTGAGCCGGCAGTATGGCGTGGAGGTGATCTTCTTCGATGGCAGGGGAGGACCGCCAGCGCGCGGGGGAGGCAAAACGCAGCAGTTTTACGCTTCCATGGGCAACAACATTGCCAACAAGGAAATCCAACTCACCATTCAGGGGCAAACGGTAAGCTCTAACTTCGGCTCCGTAGATGCCGCCCAGTTCAACCTGGAGCAGCTTCTGTACGCCGGCATCAGCAACACACTGTTCAGCCGCAGCGGGTCTGACTTAACCCAGGAAGATGATCAGTTGCTGCAGGAGCTCGCCGAGGTGAGTTACGGGGCCTATTCCGAGCTCAAGAACCACCCAGAATTCCTGGAGTACCTGAACTTCGTGAGCCCGTTACGCTATTACGGAGAGGCCAACATCGGCAGCCGTCCCTCCAAGCGCAAGGCCGGAAAGCTGAACCTGGACGACCTGCGTGCCGTGCCCTATGTAGGTGCCTGGAGTCAGCTGAAACAGAACCTGCCGGGGTACTATGGCGTGGGGAAGGCCCTGGAGGCGCTCCACCGGAAAGGGGACTGGGAACGGTTGCAGCGCCTCTACAAGAGCTCGCTATACTTCAAGACCCTGTTGGATAACTGCGAGATGGCGATGAAGAAGTGCTTTTTCCCGGTGACGGCATACCTGGCCGACCATACGAAGTATGGCCCGCTGTGGAGGCAGATCTATGAGGAGTTTGAGCGCACCAAAAAGTATGTGCTCCTGCTGGCCGGCGCCGAGACATTGATGGCAGACAAGCCACTGGATGAGCTTTCCATCCACTTGCGGCAGCGCATAGAGTTGCCCCTGATCACGATTCAGCAGTATGGCTTGGCCAGGATACGGAGTCTGG is a window of Pontibacter kalidii DNA encoding:
- a CDS encoding YceI family protein, giving the protein MASIKWVADLTHSEVKFKVKHLMLTTVSGYFRSFDVEALTPDAAFTGVESLVFTAEVDSISTNNAQRDTHLKSADFFDAAQHSQVRFVATEYEQVSGEKYKLLGELSIRGITRPVALDVAYGGTVVDPYGQTKAGFSVHGKLSRKEFGLTWNAVTEAGSVVVSNEIKLHAEVQLVKQVPYPAWN
- a CDS encoding ABC transporter ATP-binding protein, giving the protein MTKQAIEVSNLSFSYGSTPILEDVNVAFPEGKFSVVLGRNGSGKSTLFNILSGMADYRQGSVKLMGRERKEMSFADCATILGFLPQFHKSIFPFKVRDVVLTGRAAFSSFSPKKADLEKVEQAIAELEISHLIDRPYTELSGGEQQLVMIARVLVQNPGIILLDEPTNHLDVYYQTFVLEKLRKLSQNNFTVIAIMHDPNLAFLYADHCFFMKNKTVVKTDLANHDSQLLQYVYNVNFTAVQVKEKTIVVPTM
- a CDS encoding GNAT family N-acetyltransferase is translated as MAYVVDFRKELFPMVDHRAIPEDLANFESCYVADDNAVFLVATDASDTIIGTIGMRRYDHRFAHLNYTGQVVNEVLKLYVEPAYRKKGLGKALVNALKSEAWQRGIETLYLHTHPFLSGALEFWTKQGFRVVCQDDTEVFRTIHMDLAMLGAADAAEIEKEVTIGL
- a CDS encoding FecCD family ABC transporter permease — translated: MRKYLIGFLIYGLPLPLLLYSLTVGPSQGLHLSDYWEWAKTVLSGGITDSAGDLYMINNIIENVRLPRVILTFIIGAGLAASGGTLQGIFRNPLVDPYVLGISSGSAFGAALAIAFPLININLSAFALGVVSVILTYSFAFSNKSASIVAVILSGMIVSGIFTAMLTIVQYISDPYKLQAIIQWTMGNLHHASWDKINSAALPIAVGVGGMYLLRWRLNLLALGDQEAKAVGVNPNRDKIILVVLATLTTSSSVAAAGIISLYGLFVPHLTRMMVGPDNRKSMPANILFGGSFLLIIDNFSRSLMEFEIPIGIFTMLLGAPFFIFLMKKNKINWV
- a CDS encoding ring-cleaving dioxygenase; the protein is MENRILGLHHITAIAGMAKRNLDFYTKVLGLRLLKKTVNFDDPGTYHFYYGDEKGSAGNILTFFPYEGARRGSVGTGMATNIAYAVPEGSFNYWIDRFEKHNVIYNKPSEKFGEQYLTFLDPDGLKLELVIPKNGDNRIAWETDEVKADVATKGFHGVTLTLQNKGKTAEVLTDILGYTFQEQSGNRFRFATDAVETANIIDLVELPNEARGIGGAGTNHHIAFRVKDEEVLMHFHDKIAGLGYSITNKIDRNYFYSLYFREPGGVLFEIATDNPGFGIDEPWDKLGESLLLPPQYEPRRAELEAVLPKLD
- a CDS encoding TonB-dependent receptor codes for the protein MYVTLKWIGVLMALFLVRFSVLGNGLGSVSGKVLDREGNALVGVSASIESIGKGDVTNLDGHFRISQIPYGNYVLLVKGLGLEEKRVSLTLSEHAEHVQLEVRLNRVAHAMQEVLVTGRKETDYVNEYSFVGTKLQSRVMDVPQTITSVTKELIEDQQAFLVTDVVQNLAGVNQYSAYDDLTIRGFRNGYETGYRLVNGLRSGYGYGTSFFRVPLTVNLESVEVLKGPGAALFGDINPGGTVNLVTKKPLEEDRKAVSFSVGSFQAMRSTLDMTGPLNKDKSLLYRLNIGFEDTKTFREVNDRSSLMIAPTVTFRPTDKTTVNAELIYSKFDGYLDRGMGIRGGDLYALPRSFTLSQPSDYYRVNDVSLNASLNHRLTDRLSFNAAYMKFVYHEELSEHRTLNTFADAPANTIMNLRYLEKKVNEYTDNLSTYFSASGHTGSLQHNLILGLDYISFQTDKRGHQWEAREMEVDGQRVPLTFDLNNPTYELRDPSKYIRRPLASFFLDYLNASYSTTGLYVQDQVGISDRLKLLMGLRYEMFRDQREYGSGEEKVHQNVWLPRLGLNYQVRDNLNYFASYSQGFKPIDPAFVRNPENYGGTEPFDSESSYQVESGLKGEFLGKRLFSTLSFFHIEKRNMLVNTGQLTEAGNPIYRQNGRVKSQGVEVEATGSITPGLNLSVNYAFNHTEVLASDLEGEEGLQTPNAPRHSAGLWAKYTFSEAGLEGFGLAIGGNYVGDRRMELQVQDVRTGDWVWEYWPSYTVVNAAAFYRVNKFKLSLNVNNVFDEYYFVGGYDYQRAFPGAPRNFILSMGYTF